One region of Streptomyces sp. CG4 genomic DNA includes:
- a CDS encoding phosphatidylglycerol lysyltransferase domain-containing protein, whose product MGDARNAVPLQAEPGRPGEKERRSTGASRRAAAFAVWYLRTIAFINFLSAVWVSLGQDVRRHNQDDFFTPYLLTAGFASGLFTAFLAITMRRRKRAAWILNLVLSGSFLVLFAFAMVFPELRRYAQNWISLGLTAAFVGALVVGRREFYAKGDRSNPRLAATVAIGGGLSASLLAGLLVTVTNQPPDAARSTFLERWHYGTLRLVSVAADESRFPGIDPPNWTNVTINVLSTALVLAVFYAAFRSRRAVDPLTEDDEKQLRALLERHGERDSLGYFALRREKSVVWSPTGKAAVAYRVVGGVSLASGDPLGDPEAWPGAIAPWLAEARAHGWIPAVMGASEEAGTVYARHGLDALELGDEAIVEVADFTLEGRAMRTVRQAYNRVKRAGYQVRIRRHEDIPAGVSGPADSADASNSSNSSDEMAYLVKRADDWRDGATERGFSMALGRLGDPEDGQCVMLECTDADGRLRALLSFVPWGPHGLSLDLMRRDRDSDNGLMEFMVIELLRRADEIGITQVSLNFAMFRSVFERGARLGAGPVLRLWRSLLSFFSRWWQIESLYRANAKYRPIWEPRFLLFEKSADLPRIGLASARAEGFLGGLSPDSRRPPAGRAPRRLVRAIARRRSDLDGGAPARAKPSVGEEPRGRFGNAAGGAPSGGVRARRRGADGNPATGPTAPGLPKWLHRRHLDTHR is encoded by the coding sequence ACCAGGACGACTTCTTCACGCCGTATCTGCTGACGGCGGGCTTCGCCTCGGGTCTGTTCACGGCGTTCCTGGCGATCACCATGCGGCGCAGAAAGCGGGCCGCCTGGATCCTCAACCTCGTGCTCAGCGGGTCCTTCCTCGTTCTGTTCGCGTTCGCCATGGTCTTCCCGGAGCTGCGCCGGTACGCGCAGAACTGGATCTCGCTGGGGCTGACGGCCGCCTTCGTCGGCGCGCTGGTCGTGGGCCGGCGCGAGTTCTACGCCAAGGGCGACCGGTCCAATCCCCGGCTCGCGGCGACAGTCGCGATCGGTGGCGGGCTGTCCGCGAGCCTGCTGGCCGGGCTGCTGGTGACGGTCACCAACCAGCCGCCGGACGCGGCCCGTTCGACCTTCCTGGAGCGCTGGCACTACGGCACCCTGCGGCTGGTGTCGGTGGCGGCCGACGAGTCCCGCTTCCCGGGCATCGACCCGCCGAACTGGACCAACGTCACGATCAACGTGCTCAGTACGGCCCTCGTCCTCGCCGTGTTCTACGCCGCCTTCCGCTCCCGGCGCGCCGTGGACCCGCTCACCGAGGACGACGAGAAGCAGCTGCGGGCCCTGCTGGAGCGGCACGGCGAGCGGGACTCGCTGGGCTACTTCGCGCTGCGCCGGGAGAAGAGCGTGGTGTGGTCGCCGACCGGGAAGGCGGCCGTCGCCTACCGGGTGGTCGGCGGGGTGAGCCTGGCGTCCGGGGATCCGCTCGGCGATCCGGAGGCGTGGCCGGGCGCGATCGCACCGTGGCTGGCCGAGGCCCGGGCGCACGGCTGGATCCCGGCGGTGATGGGGGCGAGCGAGGAGGCGGGCACGGTCTACGCCCGGCACGGTCTTGACGCCCTGGAGCTCGGCGACGAAGCGATCGTGGAGGTCGCCGACTTCACGCTGGAGGGCCGGGCGATGCGGACGGTCCGGCAGGCGTACAACCGGGTCAAGCGGGCCGGATACCAGGTGCGGATCCGGCGCCACGAGGACATCCCGGCCGGCGTGTCCGGCCCGGCCGACTCGGCGGACGCGTCGAACTCGTCGAACTCGTCGGACGAGATGGCGTATCTCGTGAAGCGGGCGGACGACTGGCGGGACGGCGCGACCGAGCGCGGCTTCAGCATGGCGCTCGGCCGGCTCGGGGACCCCGAGGACGGGCAGTGCGTGATGCTGGAGTGCACGGATGCCGACGGCCGGCTGCGCGCCCTGCTGTCGTTCGTGCCGTGGGGGCCGCACGGGCTGTCCCTGGACCTGATGCGCCGTGACCGGGACTCCGACAACGGGCTGATGGAGTTCATGGTCATCGAACTGCTGCGGCGGGCCGACGAGATCGGGATCACGCAGGTCTCGCTCAACTTCGCGATGTTCAGGTCGGTCTTCGAACGTGGCGCGCGTCTCGGTGCCGGTCCGGTGCTGAGGCTGTGGCGGTCGCTGCTCAGCTTCTTCTCCCGCTGGTGGCAGATCGAGTCGTTGTACCGCGCCAACGCCAAGTACCGGCCCATCTGGGAGCCACGATTCCTGCTCTTCGAGAAGAGCGCGGACCTGCCGCGCATCGGCCTCGCCTCGGCCCGCGCGGAGGGCTTCCTGGGGGGCCTGTCGCCGGATTCGCGTCGTCCGCCCGCAGGGCGGGCCCCGCGGCGTCTGGTGCGTGCGATCGCAAGGCGCCGGAGCGACCTCGACGGCGGTGCCCCCGCGCGAGCGAAGCCGAGCGTGGGAGAGGAGCCACGTGGGCGGTTCGGCAACGCGGCTGGGGGTGCCCCCTCTGGGGGAGTGCGTGCCAGGCGTCGCGGGGCAGACGGGAATCCGGCGACAGGCCCCACGGCGCCGGGACTGCCGAAGTGGCTGCACCGCAGGCACCTGGACACGCACCGATGA